A region of Helicobacter sp. 12S02232-10 DNA encodes the following proteins:
- the ppsA gene encoding pyruvate, water dikinase, whose translation MKYIKFFKELNNRDVPLVGGKNASIGEMFQELVPVGIKVPNGFAITSQAYWYLLDSGGIKQKIIDLLDGVDVTEIDVLKTRSKKIRELIFGTPFPTDLRDEIFQAYQILSDEYGMKEADVAVRSSATAEDLPDASFAGQQDTYLSVKGQTELIHYIKSCLASLFTDRAVSYRASRGFDHFKVALSVGIQKMVRADKGSAGVMFSIDTETGFKDTVFITSSWGLGENVVGGTVNPDEFYVFKPTLEQGKRPIIKRQLGTKHQKMVYAPKGSDHPTKNIKTTQKELDTFSITDEDILTLARYAIIIEKHYTKEAGEYRPMDMEWAKDGESGEIFIVQARPETVQSQNIKKTNGQKLEKFKFKNNDERKEIIIIGRAIGGKIGTGKVRIINDIEHMNTFKEGEILVTDNTDPDWEPAMKKASAVITNRGGRTCHAAIVAREIGVPAIVGAMGATDRLYTGMEVTVSCAEGEEGYVYAGIHPYEVESIELSNMGQTKTKIYMNVGNPEKAFSFSQLPNHGVGLARMELIVLNQIKAHPLALLDLQNGKKDIQGKEEIVKLIAGYENPKDFFVKKIAEGMGMIASAFYPRPVIVRTSDFKSNEYRGMIGGTAYEPQEENPMLGFRGASRYYSDLYRGAFEWECQALAMVRDEMGLTNMKIMIPFLRTPEEGKKVLEILRRNGLESGKNGLEIYVMCELPVNVILADDFLSMFDGFSIGSNDLTQLTLGVDRDGELVSNIFDERNPAMLEMFKRAIAACKKHNKYCGICGQAPSDYPEIAEFLVREGIDSISLNPDSVISTWNCVSKLEKELKR comes from the coding sequence ATGAAATACATCAAGTTTTTTAAAGAACTGAATAACAGGGATGTCCCTCTAGTTGGAGGTAAAAATGCAAGTATTGGAGAAATGTTTCAAGAACTTGTTCCTGTTGGGATTAAGGTGCCAAATGGATTTGCCATTACAAGTCAAGCTTACTGGTATCTGCTTGACAGCGGTGGGATCAAACAAAAGATAATTGATTTGCTTGATGGCGTTGATGTGACCGAAATTGATGTTTTGAAAACGCGTTCAAAAAAAATTCGTGAGCTTATTTTTGGAACCCCTTTTCCAACCGATCTTAGAGATGAGATTTTTCAAGCCTATCAAATTTTAAGCGATGAATACGGTATGAAAGAGGCCGATGTAGCAGTTCGAAGTTCTGCAACTGCTGAAGATCTTCCGGATGCTTCATTTGCAGGGCAACAAGACACTTATTTGAGTGTTAAGGGGCAAACTGAACTTATCCATTATATTAAATCTTGTTTAGCTTCATTATTTACAGATAGGGCAGTAAGTTATAGGGCTTCTAGGGGATTTGATCATTTTAAGGTTGCCTTAAGCGTGGGAATTCAAAAAATGGTTCGCGCCGATAAGGGGAGTGCAGGGGTGATGTTTTCGATTGATACTGAAACAGGATTTAAGGATACCGTTTTCATCACATCAAGTTGGGGATTAGGAGAAAATGTTGTTGGGGGAACTGTGAATCCTGACGAATTTTATGTTTTTAAACCCACATTAGAGCAGGGCAAGCGTCCCATTATCAAACGACAACTTGGCACCAAACACCAAAAAATGGTCTATGCTCCCAAGGGCAGTGATCACCCTACTAAAAATATTAAAACAACCCAAAAAGAACTGGATACTTTTTCCATTACCGATGAAGACATTTTAACTCTTGCACGTTATGCAATTATTATCGAGAAACACTATACAAAAGAAGCCGGTGAATACAGACCAATGGATATGGAATGGGCAAAAGACGGAGAAAGTGGTGAAATTTTTATCGTTCAAGCACGTCCTGAGACCGTTCAAAGTCAAAATATCAAAAAAACTAATGGACAAAAACTTGAAAAATTTAAATTTAAAAATAATGATGAAAGAAAAGAAATAATTATTATCGGAAGAGCCATTGGAGGTAAAATTGGCACTGGAAAAGTCAGAATTATCAATGATATTGAACATATGAATACCTTTAAAGAAGGGGAAATTTTAGTTACAGATAATACCGATCCCGATTGGGAGCCGGCGATGAAAAAGGCTTCAGCAGTAATTACCAACCGCGGAGGCAGAACTTGCCACGCAGCTATTGTTGCTAGAGAGATAGGAGTTCCAGCTATTGTAGGTGCAATGGGAGCTACAGATCGACTTTATACAGGTATGGAAGTCACAGTTTCTTGTGCTGAGGGAGAAGAAGGCTATGTATATGCAGGCATTCATCCTTATGAAGTTGAAAGCATTGAGCTTTCCAATATGGGACAGACCAAAACAAAAATTTATATGAATGTGGGTAATCCTGAAAAAGCTTTCAGTTTCTCACAACTTCCAAATCACGGGGTAGGGTTGGCTAGAATGGAATTGATTGTTCTTAATCAGATAAAAGCTCATCCATTGGCACTTTTGGATCTTCAAAATGGTAAAAAAGATATCCAAGGTAAAGAAGAAATTGTAAAACTAATTGCAGGTTATGAAAATCCAAAAGATTTTTTCGTTAAAAAAATCGCCGAAGGTATGGGAATGATAGCTTCAGCTTTTTATCCGCGTCCTGTGATTGTTCGTACTAGTGATTTTAAATCCAACGAATATCGCGGAATGATAGGAGGAACAGCCTATGAACCTCAAGAAGAAAATCCAATGTTGGGATTTCGTGGGGCAAGTAGATATTATTCCGATTTATATCGAGGGGCTTTTGAATGGGAATGTCAAGCATTGGCTATGGTCAGAGATGAAATGGGTCTAACAAATATGAAAATTATGATTCCATTTTTAAGAACTCCTGAGGAAGGGAAAAAAGTTTTGGAAATTCTTAGGAGAAATGGGCTTGAATCAGGTAAGAATGGACTTGAAATTTATGTAATGTGTGAACTTCCAGTAAATGTAATTTTAGCTGATGACTTTTTATCAATGTTTGATGGATTTTCTATCGGCTCAAATGATCTTACGCAACTCACTTTAGGAGTGGATAGAGATGGAGAGCTTGTGAGTAATATTTTTGATGAAAGAAATCCTGCTATGCTTGAAATGTTTAAACGCGCTATTGCAGCTTGTAAAAAACATAATAAGTATTGTGGGATTTGTGGTCAAGCACCGAGTGATTATCCCGAAATAGCAGAATTTTTGGTTCGCGAGGGAATTGACTCAATATCCTTAAATCCCGACTCTGTGATTTCAACTTGGAATTGTGTTTCTAAATTGGAAAAAGAATTAAAACGATGA
- a CDS encoding lipid A deacylase LpxR family protein, whose product MKKFTSVFILFFGVTVGLANDVCDTELTPYKKQFVNLLSENDAYANQYIDQYYTAGTSLGYTSEEYNFECEDRDSLMAWSRYLSVGWNKIKMTRFNISVIQDIYTPHSRVLIPNSPDHPYSGYLRLNFGVYHRSESILESVFLSLGMVGPSALAYETQKLIHYLTNNPVFYGWSHQLRNEFIVNLNYQLIKKIYLWDSRFITSDILPGLDVALGNADTHVQIGTRLRIGYNLDSDFGVNKVNSSFSGGEAYNDRFSFYIFGGISGRYQARNIFIQGNSFGTPTGLDMKYFVYDGEIGAAVLYRGMRLAYTYTHRSKTFRNQAEPHNFGSFELNIAF is encoded by the coding sequence ATGAAAAAATTTACATCGGTATTTATATTATTTTTTGGGGTTACTGTAGGTTTGGCTAATGATGTGTGTGACACAGAATTAACTCCTTATAAAAAACAATTTGTTAATCTGCTTAGCGAAAATGATGCCTATGCCAATCAGTACATTGACCAATACTATACCGCTGGAACAAGTCTTGGCTATACTAGCGAAGAATATAATTTTGAGTGCGAGGATCGTGATTCATTGATGGCTTGGAGTCGATATTTAAGTGTCGGATGGAATAAAATCAAAATGACACGTTTTAATATTTCTGTAATACAAGATATTTATACTCCCCATTCTAGAGTTTTGATTCCAAACTCTCCTGACCATCCTTATTCAGGTTATCTGCGTTTGAATTTTGGGGTTTATCACCGGAGTGAAAGTATTTTGGAAAGTGTTTTTTTATCACTAGGAATGGTAGGTCCTTCTGCACTTGCTTATGAAACCCAAAAACTTATCCATTATCTAACTAATAATCCTGTTTTCTATGGCTGGAGCCATCAATTGAGAAATGAATTTATTGTTAATCTCAACTATCAGTTGATTAAAAAAATTTATTTATGGGATTCAAGATTTATTACCTCTGATATTCTTCCAGGTCTTGATGTTGCATTGGGAAATGCGGACACACATGTCCAGATTGGCACTCGACTTCGCATAGGCTACAACCTAGATTCTGACTTTGGAGTCAATAAGGTAAATTCGAGTTTTAGTGGTGGAGAAGCTTATAATGATAGATTTTCATTTTATATTTTCGGAGGAATTTCAGGTCGTTATCAAGCCAGAAATATTTTTATACAAGGCAATAGTTTTGGTACTCCTACAGGATTAGATATGAAATATTTTGTTTATGATGGGGAAATAGGTGCAGCAGTTTTATATCGAGGAATGCGACTTGCCTATACCTATACCCATAGGAGCAAAACTTTCAGAAATCAGGCTGAACCTCATAATTTCGGGAGCTTTGAACTTAACATTGCTTTCTAA
- a CDS encoding ABC transporter substrate-binding protein has translation MHKFLKLFSLYIVFLFSNLFGVTIEIKDFFGTQSFDTPVKKVIISGTYLELPAVLGIWDKVVGLDEYAFRIDVNQINNPYLENIYKINSATLGNIEKILQLSPDIIISSTRSVQNINFGKKFGLKYLSFQTYRITEVKEQLSIMASLFGKTQKIKITIGEMDKIFKIIAQQTKNIQKKKRVIFMFHKPNVISGKESIVGDMLRYAATENIGEKYIEYDRAEVSIETIVNENPDIIFIWWLSPYSVDDILHIPALKSVNAIKNKQVYKMPSFDGTGPRVALMSLFVAKTAYSDYFKNTDIDHILQNFYLNVFGFYPKDYRF, from the coding sequence ATGCACAAATTTCTCAAACTTTTTAGTCTATATATTGTTTTTTTATTTTCAAATCTTTTTGGAGTTACAATTGAGATAAAAGATTTTTTTGGTACGCAATCTTTTGATACACCTGTTAAAAAAGTGATCATCTCAGGAACTTATTTAGAATTGCCTGCGGTATTGGGAATATGGGATAAGGTTGTAGGTCTTGATGAATATGCCTTTAGGATTGATGTGAATCAAATCAATAATCCTTATCTTGAAAATATCTATAAAATCAATTCTGCAACTTTAGGAAATATTGAAAAAATTCTTCAGTTATCTCCTGATATTATCATTTCAAGCACTCGAAGTGTTCAAAATATAAATTTTGGTAAAAAATTTGGTTTAAAATATTTATCTTTTCAAACTTATCGCATTACTGAAGTAAAAGAACAGTTAAGTATTATGGCGTCTTTATTTGGAAAAACTCAGAAAATAAAAATTACTATTGGAGAAATGGATAAGATATTTAAAATCATTGCCCAACAAACCAAAAATATTCAAAAGAAAAAACGAGTTATTTTTATGTTTCATAAACCCAATGTTATCAGCGGAAAAGAAAGTATTGTGGGCGATATGCTCAGATATGCTGCTACAGAAAATATTGGAGAAAAATATATTGAGTATGATCGAGCAGAAGTCTCTATTGAAACCATTGTAAATGAAAATCCCGATATAATTTTTATTTGGTGGCTTAGTCCTTATAGCGTCGATGATATATTGCATATTCCGGCCCTCAAATCAGTAAATGCCATCAAAAATAAACAAGTATATAAAATGCCGAGTTTTGATGGAACAGGTCCTAGAGTTGCATTAATGTCTCTATTTGTAGCAAAAACAGCATATTCGGATTATTTTAAAAATACCGATATCGATCATATTCTACAGAATTTTTATCTCAATGTTTTTGGTTTTTACCCAAAAGACTATCGTTTTTGA
- the yedE gene encoding selenium metabolism membrane protein YedE/FdhT — translation MWQDFKQKYLVGFWNPLPAVIALGILSTYYFGLSGSLWAVTGEFTRWGGHILQLLGVDIDKFSYYQIQNMSGTPLSRNDGIMVIGMFLGCLIASLWANNFKIRFPKNKIRIAQGFIGGIISGFGARLAMGCNLANFFTGIPYFSVHTWVFTIFMIIGVYIGTKFISLPCFLPKLKIEKVTSQKPLVATKGRAKFLFLLGCVIFLISIFWMVWLTYSSPIPQNKTFPILGMALGFGISFGFIIARAQICFTSAFRDLFMTGRSQMAKAVFIGMMVSSIGVFSYLMLGNAPKLSWMGPNIVLGGLLFGFGIVLAGGCECGWMYRAIEGQVHYWIVGIGNVIGTMILALSWDYYGETLATSWPKINLLEIFGNYGGLIVNYILLFLAFFLILWTQKRFFNKKISQNIKGI, via the coding sequence ATGTGGCAAGATTTTAAGCAAAAATATCTTGTTGGATTTTGGAATCCGTTACCTGCAGTCATTGCATTGGGAATTTTATCCACCTATTATTTTGGATTGAGCGGAAGTTTATGGGCGGTAACCGGAGAATTTACACGTTGGGGAGGGCATATACTCCAACTTTTAGGGGTTGATATTGATAAATTTAGTTATTATCAAATACAAAATATGAGCGGCACTCCTCTTAGTAGAAATGATGGTATTATGGTAATTGGAATGTTTTTAGGGTGTTTGATTGCAAGTCTTTGGGCAAATAACTTTAAAATCAGATTTCCAAAAAATAAAATCAGAATTGCTCAAGGTTTCATAGGCGGTATTATTTCGGGATTTGGGGCAAGACTTGCAATGGGATGTAATCTAGCAAATTTCTTTACAGGAATTCCTTATTTTTCGGTACATACGTGGGTTTTTACCATATTTATGATTATAGGGGTGTATATCGGCACAAAATTTATCAGTTTGCCTTGTTTTCTCCCAAAACTTAAGATTGAAAAAGTAACTTCTCAAAAACCACTTGTTGCAACAAAAGGAAGGGCAAAATTTTTATTTTTGCTTGGTTGTGTTATTTTCTTGATTTCTATATTTTGGATGGTATGGCTCACTTATTCTTCTCCTATTCCTCAAAATAAAACATTTCCTATTCTTGGGATGGCTCTTGGTTTTGGTATTTCTTTTGGTTTTATCATTGCGAGGGCTCAGATTTGTTTTACTTCAGCCTTCAGAGATTTATTTATGACGGGGCGCTCACAAATGGCAAAAGCCGTATTTATTGGAATGATGGTCTCTTCGATTGGTGTTTTTAGTTATTTGATGCTCGGCAATGCTCCAAAGCTTTCTTGGATGGGTCCAAATATCGTTTTAGGTGGATTGTTGTTTGGTTTTGGAATCGTTTTAGCAGGAGGATGTGAGTGTGGTTGGATGTATCGCGCAATTGAAGGACAGGTTCATTATTGGATAGTCGGGATTGGTAATGTTATAGGAACAATGATTCTTGCTTTGAGTTGGGATTATTATGGAGAGACTTTGGCAACTTCGTGGCCTAAGATAAATCTTTTGGAAATTTTTGGTAATTATGGAGGATTGATTGTAAATTATATACTCTTGTTTCTGGCTTTTTTTCTTATATTATGGACTCAGAAAAGATTTTTTAACAAAAAAATATCTCAAAATATAAAAGGTATTTAA
- the yedF gene encoding sulfurtransferase-like selenium metabolism protein YedF encodes MIPDYRLDLQGEPCPYPAIITLQELPKLYDGEILEVLSDCPQSINNIPIDAKNHGYKVLKVEQQGTTIRYLIQK; translated from the coding sequence ATTATCCCCGATTATCGTTTAGATCTCCAAGGAGAACCCTGCCCATACCCTGCAATAATAACCCTTCAAGAACTTCCAAAACTTTATGATGGAGAAATATTGGAAGTTTTAAGTGATTGTCCCCAAAGTATCAATAATATACCTATTGATGCTAAAAATCACGGTTACAAAGTATTAAAAGTGGAACAACAAGGCACTACGATTCGATACTTGATTCAAAAATAA
- a CDS encoding 4-oxalocrotonate tautomerase family protein has protein sequence MPFVNIRITKENGEPTAKQKEELISGVTDLLHSVLKKNKASMVVIIDEIDTDNYGLGGKSITQVRKENT, from the coding sequence ATGCCTTTTGTTAATATTAGAATTACCAAAGAAAATGGAGAGCCTACTGCCAAACAAAAAGAAGAGCTTATAAGCGGTGTTACGGATTTGCTTCATTCTGTACTAAAGAAAAATAAAGCCTCTATGGTTGTAATCATTGATGAAATTGATACTGATAATTATGGACTTGGAGGAAAAAGTATTACCCAAGTGAGAAAAGAAAATACATAA
- a CDS encoding TonB-dependent receptor, whose amino-acid sequence MALLLINFLESKEDIYELQRQVTTATRFETQVDRVPGNVDVIDKEQMQKRSPQKITDIVKNSAGIYIPNDAGLNIRPAIMMRGITNGALVLMDGVILSDMDGEARLLSQIVYQDIDRVEIVRGPFSSLYGTGAIGGVVNFMTSMPTHFEAKASLGYGNEFEKRRADKNLFRGYFSLGDTFLDKRLRIKANYGFNATQGYPLTPALFSASQYKTLSDNGVSGFSPYDKNQYIGGDIGRQAYVSQNGRIKLEYDWNDKDTTSITFMVANYVYKYIDIHSNLIKDNQIFYGGGTLPNIFVENPYGGIGNYMNYLGSISHKHYFDKSTLSVTLSSVDMIGLYNGATTSPDKQYPTIEKGYGGIQDLRTSSNYLDVMYNMEFDKHYLTLGLQGRFLNLSNKSYSSENYKTFKEGSYQKGLGGNTWYISPLLQLNSNWNDKLSTTIGARYDFWKMTNVFNDLDAQTRKDISVNGKGAFSPKASINYKLFATTLLKAEVGSAFRAPTTREMFNTQAKYKWIFSPDLKPEYGVAFDLGIEQNTFKNGLFKIYYYQSDILDAIYAQTLGTDTATNKLIKQNKNAGHIRINGIEIEYNQPIGFGINILANYTWTNPKMIKNDANPSLEGKQLPMIPEHMAHLMILYGLPTGFYGSLQGTYQSRAYKDFNIWGSRHTFGSYDEQLYFDAKIGYHFVKGFDVNISFLNFTNSLYFNNYEAPGASFYAQISQTF is encoded by the coding sequence TTGGCATTATTATTAATCAATTTTTTAGAGTCAAAAGAAGATATCTATGAGCTTCAAAGACAAGTCACAACTGCTACAAGATTTGAAACTCAGGTGGATAGAGTACCTGGAAATGTTGATGTCATTGATAAAGAACAAATGCAAAAAAGAAGTCCTCAAAAAATTACAGATATCGTCAAAAACAGTGCAGGTATTTATATCCCAAATGATGCAGGATTAAATATACGCCCAGCTATTATGATGCGCGGGATCACAAATGGCGCTTTAGTCTTGATGGATGGTGTTATATTGAGCGATATGGACGGGGAAGCAAGATTACTTTCTCAAATCGTTTATCAAGATATTGATCGAGTCGAAATTGTTCGAGGACCTTTTTCAAGTCTTTATGGAACTGGAGCCATTGGAGGTGTGGTAAATTTTATGACTTCGATGCCCACACATTTTGAAGCAAAAGCTTCTTTGGGATATGGGAATGAATTTGAAAAACGCCGTGCAGATAAAAACCTTTTCAGAGGATATTTTAGTCTCGGCGATACTTTTTTAGATAAAAGATTACGCATTAAAGCAAATTACGGATTCAACGCTACTCAGGGTTATCCCCTTACGCCCGCCCTTTTTAGTGCTTCTCAATATAAAACTTTAAGCGATAATGGTGTCAGTGGTTTTAGTCCTTATGATAAAAACCAATATATTGGCGGAGATATTGGCAGACAAGCTTATGTTTCACAAAATGGTAGGATAAAGCTTGAGTATGACTGGAATGATAAAGACACGACAAGTATCACATTTATGGTGGCTAATTATGTATATAAATATATTGATATTCATTCAAATCTCATAAAGGACAATCAGATTTTTTATGGTGGAGGAACTTTGCCAAATATATTTGTAGAAAATCCTTATGGAGGCATAGGTAATTATATGAATTATTTGGGTTCAATATCACATAAGCATTATTTTGATAAATCTACTTTGAGCGTTACACTTTCTAGTGTAGATATGATTGGATTATATAATGGTGCCACAACTTCTCCAGACAAACAATACCCTACTATTGAAAAGGGTTATGGAGGCATACAGGATTTAAGAACTTCAAGCAATTATTTGGATGTGATGTATAATATGGAATTTGATAAACATTACTTAACACTAGGCCTTCAAGGGAGATTTTTGAATCTTAGTAACAAAAGCTATTCTTCAGAGAATTACAAAACCTTCAAGGAAGGGAGTTATCAAAAAGGACTTGGAGGCAATACGTGGTATATTTCTCCCCTCCTCCAATTAAACAGCAATTGGAATGACAAACTCAGCACAACGATTGGAGCAAGGTATGATTTTTGGAAAATGACAAATGTGTTCAATGATTTAGATGCCCAAACAAGGAAAGATATTTCCGTCAATGGCAAAGGTGCTTTTTCTCCAAAAGCTTCCATTAACTATAAACTATTTGCAACTACCTTATTAAAAGCTGAGGTAGGTTCAGCATTTAGAGCTCCAACAACAAGAGAGATGTTTAACACTCAAGCCAAATATAAATGGATTTTTAGTCCTGATCTTAAACCAGAATATGGCGTAGCATTTGATTTGGGGATCGAACAAAATACATTCAAAAATGGCTTATTTAAAATTTATTATTATCAGAGTGATATTTTAGATGCCATCTATGCTCAAACATTAGGCACAGATACAGCAACAAACAAACTGATCAAACAAAATAAAAATGCTGGCCATATTCGAATAAACGGAATAGAGATTGAATATAACCAACCCATAGGCTTTGGTATTAATATTTTGGCAAATTATACTTGGACAAATCCAAAAATGATTAAAAACGATGCAAATCCTTCTTTAGAGGGTAAGCAATTACCTATGATTCCTGAACATATGGCACATTTGATGATTTTATACGGATTACCGACAGGATTTTATGGCTCCTTGCAAGGAACTTATCAATCTCGAGCATATAAAGATTTTAATATTTGGGGAAGCAGGCATACTTTTGGCAGTTACGATGAACAACTTTATTTTGATGCAAAAATTGGTTATCATTTTGTTAAAGGATTTGATGTCAATATCAGCTTTCTGAATTTTACTAATAGCCTGTATTTTAATAATTATGAAGCTCCGGGAGCATCTTTTTATGCACAAATTTCTCAAACTTTTTAG
- the purL gene encoding phosphoribosylformylglycinamidine synthase subunit PurL yields the protein MEKAPQQIKNISEVLKNHKLTQDDYEQIKKVLSREPNLLEIAIFSAMWSEHCSYKSSKKYLKGFPIAAPWVIQGPGENAGVIDIGEGYAAVFKIESHNHPSFIEPHAGAATGVGGIMRDIFTMGARPVASLNSIRFGEVDRDDGIGKKHRYLLQGVVSGIGDYGNCMGVPTIGGETSFEACYNGNILVNAFTLGVAKSSEIFYGKAEGIGNPVIYVGSKTGADGLGGAVMSSDSFTQDSKSLRPTVQIGDPFSEKLLLEACLELFQKDLIVGIQDMGAAGLTSSSFEMAGRSGSGMIMHLDKVPMREAGLGPYELMLSESQERMLICAKKDCEQEVIEIFKKWELDAEIIGEVTDSGNMELFWQGEKCAEIPVRDLSENAPVLDRPLSKPHYLVDLVKKDYAGTSLSQQEIFETLLGSLEICDKSWIYSQYDGSVGTNSIIGSGKGDASVIRVKENNSFLAMNVYCNPRYCYLDPKGGSKIAVATAGRNCVLRGAKVLAISDCLNFGNPENPEVMWQFKEACEGIKEACEILKTPVISGNVSLYNQTEDKDIYPTPTIVAVGTIKGKVIDSSLKKTGNHLVLLGGLDRDFGGSLIQKIINQECNGKIPLIDLEKEASLWKFLLEAFNNDLIVSAKDIGKGGLAITLAKMALFGNKGIRVKTSFNSIQKLEKEMIFSESQSCVIAEISPINFPILSELGQKFRIPVCLLGEILDSDHSIQIDSITIDMSKAKEIFFESFRTKLNLD from the coding sequence ATGGAAAAAGCCCCGCAACAAATAAAAAATATTTCCGAAGTGCTTAAAAATCATAAGCTAACCCAAGATGATTATGAGCAAATCAAAAAAGTCTTATCTCGCGAACCAAATTTGCTTGAAATTGCTATATTTTCGGCAATGTGGAGCGAGCATTGTAGTTATAAATCCAGCAAAAAATACTTGAAGGGTTTTCCTATTGCTGCTCCTTGGGTGATACAAGGACCAGGAGAAAATGCGGGTGTGATTGACATCGGAGAGGGTTATGCTGCCGTCTTTAAAATAGAATCCCATAATCATCCAAGTTTCATAGAACCCCACGCAGGAGCAGCAACAGGTGTAGGGGGAATTATGAGGGATATTTTTACAATGGGCGCTAGACCTGTGGCAAGCCTGAATTCGATTCGTTTTGGAGAGGTTGATAGAGATGATGGAATAGGAAAAAAACACCGCTATTTACTTCAAGGGGTTGTTTCTGGAATTGGAGATTATGGGAATTGTATGGGTGTTCCTACAATCGGAGGAGAAACAAGTTTTGAGGCTTGCTATAATGGAAATATTCTTGTAAATGCTTTTACTTTGGGTGTGGCAAAAAGTAGTGAAATATTTTATGGTAAGGCTGAAGGAATTGGAAATCCTGTTATTTATGTCGGTAGTAAAACCGGTGCTGATGGACTTGGAGGGGCTGTGATGAGTAGTGATAGCTTCACACAAGATTCCAAATCTCTTCGACCTACGGTGCAAATCGGAGATCCATTTAGTGAAAAACTACTATTAGAAGCGTGTTTGGAACTTTTTCAAAAAGATTTGATTGTTGGGATTCAAGATATGGGAGCTGCAGGTTTAACCAGTTCGAGTTTTGAAATGGCAGGACGTAGCGGGAGTGGTATGATAATGCATCTTGATAAGGTTCCAATGCGAGAAGCAGGGTTAGGACCTTATGAGCTAATGCTTAGCGAATCACAAGAGAGAATGTTAATCTGTGCTAAAAAAGATTGCGAACAAGAAGTTATAGAGATATTTAAAAAATGGGAATTGGATGCAGAGATCATAGGAGAAGTGACAGATAGTGGCAATATGGAATTATTTTGGCAAGGAGAAAAATGCGCTGAAATTCCGGTGAGAGATTTGAGTGAAAATGCACCTGTTTTAGATAGACCTTTAAGCAAACCGCACTATCTTGTCGATTTGGTTAAAAAAGATTATGCAGGCACTTCTCTTTCTCAACAAGAAATTTTTGAAACTTTGCTTGGAAGTCTTGAAATTTGCGATAAATCTTGGATTTATTCTCAATATGATGGGAGTGTAGGAACAAATTCGATCATAGGAAGTGGAAAAGGCGATGCAAGCGTCATTCGCGTAAAAGAAAATAATTCTTTTTTGGCAATGAATGTTTATTGCAATCCCCGTTATTGTTATCTTGACCCTAAGGGTGGCTCAAAGATTGCTGTTGCAACAGCTGGTAGGAATTGTGTTTTAAGAGGAGCAAAAGTCTTAGCAATTAGTGATTGCCTCAATTTTGGAAACCCGGAAAATCCTGAGGTAATGTGGCAATTCAAAGAGGCTTGTGAAGGCATCAAAGAGGCTTGTGAAATTCTCAAGACTCCCGTGATTAGCGGGAATGTATCTTTGTATAATCAAACCGAAGACAAAGACATTTACCCTACTCCAACAATCGTGGCAGTTGGAACCATAAAAGGTAAAGTTATTGATTCGAGCTTAAAAAAAACAGGGAATCATTTGGTGCTTTTAGGTGGTTTAGATAGAGATTTTGGAGGAAGCTTAATTCAAAAAATCATCAATCAAGAGTGTAATGGAAAAATCCCTTTGATTGATTTGGAAAAAGAAGCTTCATTATGGAAATTTTTATTAGAAGCTTTTAATAATGATTTGATTGTTTCGGCTAAAGATATCGGGAAAGGTGGTCTTGCAATAACATTGGCAAAAATGGCATTATTTGGCAATAAAGGCATTAGGGTAAAAACATCATTCAATTCCATTCAAAAACTCGAAAAAGAAATGATTTTTAGTGAATCTCAAAGTTGCGTGATTGCTGAAATTTCTCCTATAAATTTCCCAATTCTTTCGGAATTAGGGCAAAAATTTCGAATTCCTGTTTGCTTGCTTGGAGAGATTTTGGATTCAGATCACTCAATTCAAATCGATTCTATTACTATTGATATGTCAAAAGCAAAGGAAATATTTTTTGAAAGCTTTCGAACAAAGCTTAATTTAGATTAA